The Acidimicrobiales bacterium genome has a segment encoding these proteins:
- a CDS encoding 2OG-Fe(II) oxygenase family protein, with translation MPATLGTFEVGAAGRGDPAGAARARLDTAMAEVGACYVRDPALSPALLAGFAEATAAFFRQPAGDKLALSARGPGTFGYRPAGSGAYAAAAGTVAASRDRCELFKVGAGTPGDSGGDGAAGGPAGWGAAAPAMRSAWLAAYAAFEQTAAAAADLLAAAAGPADPGVARWMGGHASNLAVNWYPGDDAEPSEPSGPSQPSDEGGLRGAHTDFGPFTLLHHPGGVDGLDIEVDGHWVAAPPRPGHLILLLGDLLPFATGRRWRAPRHRVSAPSASGERMSVVFFVFPDPTTIVTPAGGGPAEAVAAGAFVAERLDRVYT, from the coding sequence GTGCCCGCCACGCTCGGCACCTTCGAGGTGGGCGCGGCCGGCCGGGGCGACCCGGCCGGCGCCGCCCGCGCCCGCCTCGACACGGCCATGGCCGAGGTCGGCGCCTGCTACGTGCGCGACCCCGCCCTGTCGCCGGCCCTGCTGGCCGGGTTCGCCGAGGCGACCGCCGCGTTCTTCCGGCAGCCGGCGGGCGACAAGCTCGCCCTGTCGGCCCGCGGCCCCGGGACGTTCGGCTACCGCCCGGCCGGCTCCGGTGCCTACGCCGCCGCCGCCGGCACGGTGGCCGCGTCCCGTGACCGCTGCGAGCTGTTCAAGGTCGGCGCCGGCACCCCGGGCGACTCCGGGGGCGACGGCGCCGCCGGCGGCCCCGCCGGCTGGGGCGCCGCCGCACCGGCCATGCGCTCCGCCTGGCTGGCGGCCTACGCCGCGTTCGAGCAGACCGCCGCAGCCGCCGCCGACCTGCTGGCGGCCGCCGCCGGGCCGGCCGACCCGGGCGTCGCCCGATGGATGGGTGGGCACGCCTCGAACCTGGCCGTCAACTGGTACCCGGGCGACGATGCCGAGCCGTCCGAGCCGTCCGGGCCGTCCCAACCGTCCGACGAGGGCGGCCTGCGCGGCGCGCACACCGACTTCGGGCCCTTCACCCTGCTGCACCACCCCGGCGGCGTCGACGGCCTGGACATCGAGGTCGACGGCCACTGGGTCGCCGCCCCGCCCCGCCCCGGGCACCTGATCCTGCTGCTCGGCGACCTCCTGCCGTTCGCCACCGGCAGGCGCTGGCGGGCGCCGCGCCACCGGGTCAGCGCCCCGAGCGCGTCGGGCGAGCGCATGTCGGTCGTGTTCTTCGTGTTCCCCGACCCGACGACGATCGTCACCCCGGCCGGCGGCGGCCCCGCCGAGGCCGTCGCAGCCGGCGCGTTCGTCGCCGAGCGGCTGGACCGGGTGTACACGTGA
- a CDS encoding GntR family transcriptional regulator → MKRVDAPGSLRKDVVDELRRRVLVGELRPGDRLGEAALAEELGVSRVPIREAFRILESEGLLEWVPRRGVRVVGTDTSEAEAVEEIRLALELIAVRFVADRRDETLTDELQAFLDEGDKAIADNDLVALGGLNRRFHLLLAEGTGSPLLTRLLETVRLRSDQLRSPTDDRRVHSSWRDHSSIVRHLLEGNTPAAEARMEAHLVGHRHLTRADAAS, encoded by the coding sequence GTGAAGCGAGTTGACGCACCCGGCAGCCTGCGCAAGGACGTCGTCGACGAGCTCCGCCGGCGGGTCCTCGTCGGCGAGCTGCGGCCGGGCGATCGGTTGGGCGAGGCGGCGCTGGCCGAGGAGCTGGGCGTGTCCCGCGTCCCCATCCGCGAGGCGTTCCGCATCCTCGAGTCCGAAGGCCTACTCGAATGGGTGCCGCGGCGCGGCGTCCGGGTCGTCGGCACCGACACGTCCGAGGCCGAGGCGGTCGAGGAGATCCGACTGGCGCTCGAGCTGATCGCCGTCCGGTTCGTGGCCGACCGCCGCGACGAGACGCTGACCGACGAGCTGCAGGCGTTCCTCGACGAGGGCGACAAGGCGATCGCCGACAACGACCTCGTCGCGCTCGGCGGGCTGAACCGCCGCTTCCACCTGCTCCTGGCCGAGGGGACGGGCAGCCCGCTGCTCACGCGCCTGCTCGAGACCGTGCGGCTGCGGTCCGACCAGCTGCGTTCCCCCACCGACGACCGGCGCGTCCACTCGTCGTGGCGGGACCACTCGTCGATCGTGCGCCACCTGCTCGAGGGCAACACCCCGGCGGCCGAGGCCCGCATGGAGGCCCACCTCGTCGGCCACCGCCACCTGACCCGCGCCGACGCCGCCTCGTAG